A region of the Primulina eburnea isolate SZY01 chromosome 7, ASM2296580v1, whole genome shotgun sequence genome:
catttatgtttttttattattattataattaataaagcCTATAAATATCTAGTTAACATATATTATCTACTGTCTACatatatgaaatatataatatcccATTCTAAAATGAGAGATGTAAATTGACACACAAAAAAAGACTCATTagaaatgaaataataataataaaaataatatgtaaAATAATGAACTCGTTAATTAGATATTTAacctattttttttataaataatatattcatataaatAATAAGTTTAGCGTCGAGCTGCCACCAAAATTTTTCATACGATTACAGTAGTGTAgttattatatgatttaaaaaaattaaattattatcatttttttaacaaaatctATTACAATTATTAATAATATCTATAGTAGAAACAAAAATGATATCTTGATCTGTTTTTTGATCTTACAATTTTGCTTTTATGTTAaactaatattacacttttgtttttaatttattttttaatttcaataaacatttttgtttttatttttttaattacaaaaaattcaaataacacTTTAATCTttcgataatttgtcaaatttcattttaatccttcgataattattaaaaaaactatATACACACGCACTAGTATATATTATTCAAGAAACAAACATATACAGTTTTATTTCAGAAGATTGAAGGTGATGGTTACAAACAGCAAAcatcttaattaattaattaatttataatcaTGGATACTGCTTAATTCCATCTTCAAGCTTCCAAACCATACTATTTGTTCATTCTTCCTTCTTCTTAAACATAAAAGTGGTAGGGAAACTTCCATCCAGAGCAAGGAGCCTGACTtcaagttttattttttatgtacgTTTTTTTGgaacaataatttaaaaataaaaaatatttttcaattatctgataTTTTTAGTCATCTCATATATTTAAAATGgaacaataatttaaaatggaacaataaatattttttcaattctCTCGTTTTGTTAAAATGTTGATTTTATGTCGTTTTCTTTCAATCCTCTCATATCTCTAATTTTTCAATCACCCAaccaaataatacaaaatatttaataattaacgtatattataaatatttatattttatatttttcgttcgaattaaattaataatttaaaattataataaataatataataataatatattcgaattaaattaattatttaaaataataataaagaatAATAATAAGCTTACGTAGACAAGTACCGatcacaaaataataataataataatatgtagTGTTTGTCACGTGGACAAGCGTTCGCGCTTACAAagaaatatcattcataatatttaTACACAAAAAGATGCCATGCGGTTCTCTTATGATGGATAGGGCGGGTGAGACGTGGTGGGTCGGTatattaaatgtttttaaaGGTACCAGGGCGGCTGAGACGTTCAGTATGTTAAATGTTTTTAAAGTCATATTCCGTACATTTCTTCGGGCTGTGGTttgtaaattattttgttcTTCTTTTCAATTATTTTGTCTCCTAGCTAGCAACATGAGCATATTTAACACGTCccctatttttataaataatatttcttttcaaaaaactcaattttacttctttttttttttttttatatatatatataagatttaTCATAGCTAAATCCACTTGTTGAGATTAAACTCGAGACCTCTCCAGAATTCCTAATTGATATATGGGAATATTTGGATATTGACTCTTTGTGAAAATTGTTACAGAGAAATTATTACCTCAAtatctttttatttaattatttttaaatgatcaaTATAACATTGGCTTAACTTGTAATCATTAATAATTTCTAAtatattaactaattaaaattgtaaaaattaatttcttttgaatcaatttttttttacctcACTTTCATTTACACCACAATTTTTTCAGCCTTCACTCTTTTCCTTCCTCGACCATTTTTATCATCTTTTCCCACCACCATCTTCCCCCAAACATCATCCATATGGTAACGAATTTATAGAAATTAATtatgaaaataaaagaaagtaTTCTGCCATATCTACGGGGTAAATTATGATCATTATTTTTtgcaaaatatatattattcaaGAAACAAACATATTCAGTTTTATTTCAGAAGATCGACAAACACATACAGTTTTATTTGAGAAGATCGAAGCTGATGGTTACAAACAGCAAACaccttatttaatttatttaacatGATAGATACTGCTTCCATCTTCAAGCTTCCAAAAGATTACTGTTCGTTGATTCTTCGAACTTTCTAAACGTAAAAGTACTGGAACGGAAATTTCCATTCAGAGCAAAGTGCCTGACTCCGTCTTCGTCCAAGTAGATCCCAACTTTGGtgcatatcttcgcgcatgATTCGCAAACCTTGGGGCAGGAAAAAAACCTGTAACCAAGATCCCCCGACTCTTTCCGAATCTGGAACCACGAGTTAATACTAGTTCCGTTCGAATCACTCTCACCCGCTGTCACAAAGTATTGCTCGGCGTCTGCGTCGTACTCGTCCACTTTCCACTCGGTCGGAAATAAAAAGGTTCCAAACGGAAAGGAGATCGTTAGGTCAGTAGATTCACGGACTACGTTTTCCGGGTCGGTTCCGCCATAGGCGAAGGTTACCGGGAGCCCGTTTCCGAATACTAGTTGGGCGACCCGATTTGTACATTTTTTATTGGCCCTGGGGTAAATAGTGACGCCACCGCCGGGGCGAAAAACCGAAAGTACGTAGTACCTGTTTCCTGTCGTAAGCTCGTTACCTTCCCAGTCCAGCACCGGATCAGCTTTTTCGTCCTGAGCTTCTGCACTGATTACATTATCAGAAGTGTTGAGCATGAAAATTAGGAGAGTGGCAATGAAGATGAGATTCTTCATGATGATTAACAGCTGATGTTGTGTGGTTCGAAGGAGGAGGATTGATAATGGTGTCAATTTATAGATTCCAATTTCacatattaatataataaaataataatataaaaaaaatataggcTAATTAAAATGCGTGCATATTGGAAAATTCTCGAATTAGTCCTCTCATATTTTGTCACGTTCCCGATTTAGTCACTAGTATCTTGATTTAACTTTTTTACTATGAACTCAGATGTTCGAAAATTAATCTGATCTTGTGAAGGATATCAGTGATATAGTGTCACGGTCCAttccacttgtgatattgtcctCTTTGACTCGAGGTCTCACGgctttaaaacgcgtcacaaggagttgctacacgctcatttaaatgcccAAAATCTCTCCCGTAGTTTAGCGATGTGAGATTTCGCCTTATGACCTTCACCCTCTTTTCGGAACTCATCCGTGACACATGGTAGTTTCTGCCATAGTCCCGTCTCAACCATAAAGCCCGTCCGAGGATTGCCGGATGTTGTGAAGGATATTATGCCTAAATTGTAATCGATTGCTAGAATGTTGATGCAATTTCAAGTATGTACACAGTTTTATCAAAGTCGGGATGGTATGAGGTCACGTTACTTTATCAAAGTCCGGGAGGCATGAGgcacactttataaaaatccGGGAGACGAAGGCTCCGACACTTTATTTAAGCTCGGAAAGCATGAGGCCCCGACTAGGGGTGGGTacggtacggtataccgtaccgaacTACGGTAccgtataccgtaccgaaaatatcagtatgaaattttttcataccgataccgataccgaaaattcggtataccgcacatgcggtataccgaattttcggtatgaaAAAAACTCATACCGGTACCGTACCGACACCGAAAATtttgtcggtataccgaaaaaatgTCGGTATACAGAAaatattttcggtataccgacattttttcggtataccgaacttaaatttaaaaaataataataataaaaaattattttcggtatttcggtatataccgaaataccgaaaaaaaaattatttcataccgataccgataccgaaaatttcggtacggtatgatactgtaccgaaattttcggtataccgattttTTCGGTAAGTTCGATATTTTTTTCGGCAcgatttttcggtatttcggtatttcggtattttttcccacCCCTAGCCCgacattttatttaatttctggAGGTATGAAGTACCGGCACCTTATTTAAACCTGGGAAACATGAAGTTTCGACACTTTATCTATGTCTAAGAGTGAAAAACCCCGACACTTTAAACTAAGTAATGTTGATAAACTAAATCAAATCGGTTATCTTTTGACACTTCAAGAATTTCAACGACAATTTTGGTTTGAATTCAAATATTTCAACGAAAATATTAGATAAAATgaatcaaaaataatatttgtccCTTATTTTCGTGGCTTCACAAGATTTCTTATGGGTCCATGAAATCAACCATTACCCATCTTTATAGAATTTCCACCACACACACTGTACTGTGTTCCGACATGCATGCACTGGGATCGTAAATTTAAATTGTCCGTTTTTCATCTCTTTTATTAGCTTGTAAAGTTAAAACTCCACGCAActacatgattttttttaaaatgcacaTGTTTTATGTGTATGATggttttttcttaaaaataaattttatcggtTTTTTAAAAGGTATTCttgttataaaaaattaaaatttaatttatgattttttaataaGATTTATATGTTGTGTATATATGATGGTTTATGATTGTtaataatt
Encoded here:
- the LOC140835651 gene encoding miraculin-like — encoded protein: MKNLIFIATLLIFMLNTSDNVISAEAQDEKADPVLDWEGNELTTGNRYYVLSVFRPGGGVTIYPRANKKCTNRVAQLVFGNGLPVTFAYGGTDPENVVRESTDLTISFPFGTFLFPTEWKVDEYDADAEQYFVTAGESDSNGTSINSWFQIRKESGDLGYRFFSCPKVCESCAKICTKVGIYLDEDGVRHFALNGNFRSSTFTFRKFEESTNSNLLEA